GTCAACTGTCTGATAAGGACCACTTGGGACGACAAGTTTCTTCGGCTAATAACATTAGATTACTACATTCAACAAATTAgtctttaaatttattattatgcaTTCTTTTTAACATATGGGTTTGCTCCATTTTTAATAATAGGAACAAAAGGTTTTGTCACCCATCTTCAAGTATTTGTATTTGTTCCAATAATGGTGAACCAGAatctcaaattttatttcaacACTAGATATTGTAATGTATGGTAAATCAAACTAcctaaaagcttttaaaaacaaaataaagtataaaCTATACTTTATATACAAGCGCACACAAAAGggtttgaagaaaaaaacatatggatGCATGTGCACTTGTGCAGTCTCCAGATTAGATCTAAAACTATGACTATTGTAATAATATTGTTATAAGATCTTGCTGCGAAACTACACACATTTAATTCCAACAAATTTTCtaagaaatatttttcaaattgaaTTAAATCAAACGCGCCTTCATCATCAAGTTAAATCAAATCTCAATTAGTGTCCTAGTACTAATTAGTGAAGACGAAGACCTTTATTTTAAGTGAGTTCTCTCTCTGTCTCGCACTCAAAAGCTTTATACTTTCTTACAAGCTCATCACTAAAAGAGAGCTTGAACCAGAGAGATCTGAGACAAAAGAACAAGACTTTAGAGTCTCTCAGCTACAACAAGATCTACATCGACCAGGTtagaatctctctctctactgATAGCTCTGCTACTCATCTGTCTCAACGAGATCCGTTTCTGGGTTTTGGATTTCATTGCTAAAGTTATAGTCTTTAGATTACTTTATGTTAGAACTTGTCTTTTTTGAATCGATAAATCCTAGATTTCAATTGTTTAAGTATTGGTTTCGATTAAACTGAATTAGTTTATGTACTCTTTTGAACAGATCTTGATGTTTTTAGTTCAAAGTAGTGTGTTATACTAAGTATCTAAGTTTGTGATTTGTTCAAAAATGCTTCAGGAGATTTGAAAGAATCATGGGTTCTAAGCATAACCCACCAGGGAATAATAGATCGAGAAGTACACTATCTCTACTCGTTGTGGTTGGTTTATGCTGTTTCTTCTACCTTCTTGGAGCATGGCAAAAGAGTGGGTTTGGTAAAGGAGATAGCATAGCTATGGAGATCACAAAGCAAGCACAGTGCACTGATATCGTCACTGAGCTTGACTTTGAACCTCATCACAACACTGTGAAGATCCCTCAAAAAGCTGATCCGAAACCTGTTTCTTTCAAGCCGTGTGATGTGAAGCTAAAGGATTACACGCCTTGTCAAGAGCAGGACAGAGCCATGAAGTTCCCGAGAGAGAACATGATTTACAGAGAGAGACATTGTCCTCCTGATAATGAGAAACTGCGTTGTCTTATTCCAGCTCCTAAAGGGTATATGACTCCCTTCCCTTGGCCTAAAAGCAGAGATTACGTTCACTACGCTAATGCTCCTTTCAAGAGCTTGACTGTTGAAAAAGCTGGACAGAACTGGGTTCAGTTTCAAGGAAATGTCTTTAAATTCCCCGGTGGAGGAACTATGTTTCCTCAAGGTGCGGATGCGTATATAGAAGAGTTAGCTTCTGTTATCCCAATCAAAGATGGTTCTGTTAGAACCGCATTGGACACTGGATGTGGGGTAAGTTGGTTTCATTGATTTCTCTGgagttatgttttgatttatatAGTAGAACCTTATTGATTCTAATGTTCCATCTCTAGGTTGCAAGCTGGGGTGCTTATATGCTTAAGAGGAATGTTTTGGCTATGTCGTTTGCCCCAAGGGATAACCACGAAGCACAAGTTCAGTTTGCGCTTGAGAGAGGTGTTCCAGCGATCATCGCTGTTCTTGGATCAATTCTTCTTCCTTACCCTGCAAGAGCCTTTGATATGGCTCAATGCTCTCGATGCTTGATACCATGGACCGCAAACGGTAATATCAACTGTCAAACTAGGCGCAAATTCACATTTCTTGCTCAATATATGTACTCATATTTGTGTCTTTGCTTCTTGATTGGTTGTACAGAGGGAACATACTTAATGGAAGTTGATAGAGTCTTGAGGCCTGGAGGTTACTGGGTCTTATCAGGTCCTCCAATCAACTGGAAGACATGGCACAAGACGTGGAACCGAACTAAAGCAGAACTCAACGCTGAGCAAAAGAAAATAGAGGACATCGCAGAGTCCTTATGCTGGGAGAAGAAGTATGAGAAGGGAGACATCGCAATtttcagaaagaaaataaaCGATAGATCATGCGATAGATCAACACCAGTTAACACCTGCAAGAGAAAAGACACTGATGATGTTTGGTACAAGGAGATAGAAACTTGTGTAACACCATTCCCTAAAGTATCAAGCGAAGAAGAAGTTGCTGGAGGAAAGCTAATGAAGTTCCCGGAGAGACTATTCGCTGTGCCTCCAAGTATCTCTAAAGGTTTGATTAACGGCGTTGACGCAGAATCATACCAAGAAGACATCAATCTATGGAAGAAGCGAGTGACTGCGTACAAGAGAATCAACAGACTGATAGGTTCCACTAGATACCGTAATGTGATGGACATGAATGCTGGTCTTGGTGGATTCGCTGCTGCTCTTGAATCGCCTAAATCTTGGGTTATGAATGTGATTCCAACCATTAACAAGAACACATTAAGTGTTGTCTATGAGAGAGGTCTCATTGGTATCTACCATGACTGGTAAGAACATCTATACACACAACTCTTCATCTCTCTCCCTTCAATAGTTCTTTACATTGTTTTCCAATATCTTTCTCTATTTCAAATCTCTACAGGTGTGAAGGCTTTTCAACTTATCCAAGAACATATGATTTCATTCATGCTAGTGGTGTCTTCAGCTTGTATCAGCACAGGTAACAAAATTACAAACtcaaccttaaaccctaaagcCATAAACTTTATGAGAATTAGTAACTCTCTTAAGTAAACCCTAAAGCTACAAACTTTATGAGAATTAGCAACCAAAGCATTgatctaaaccctaaagctaGAAACTTTAAGAGAGTTAGTGATTGAAAGGTCATGTTCTCTACATGGGTTCGTTAAGTAATGGGTCAGTTTCATTTTCGCAGCTGCAAACTTGAAGATATTCTTCTAGAAACTGATCGGATTTTACGGCCGGAAGGGATTGTGATATTCCGGGATGAGGTTGATGTTTTGAACGATGTGAGGAAGATCGCTGATGGAATGAGATGGGATACTAAATTGATGGATCACGAAGATGGTCCTCTCGTGCCGGAGAAGATTCTTGTCGCTGTTAAGCAGTATTGGGTCGCCGGCGACGATGGAAACAGTTCtccgtcgtcgtcttcttcttctgagaatagtgaagaagaataaaaacaaaactcctCAGGTATTGGATTTTACAATCTCTGTACTTTTACATATTTACCAGATTAACCACCAAGTTTTGTTCAAGTCAGTTAAACCCAAATTCTATCTTATGATtgagttgtttttgttgttgttgttgtatgatgTCAGGTGAAGGTTTACTAAGCTTGAAGTGTAGATCTATTTTACAACAcctggaaaaaaaattcttatcaAAAGGAAGGAATCAGAATTTTTTCCATGGAAGAAAGGTGTCAAAAAGCTGTAATACAATATAGATGATGATCAAGACGAATATGtgcatttgtgtttttatttttgttccctagtttttaattttatttttggaggaaaaaaaagtttaatagtTCCATGTGTTTCGCAAGATAGTTTGAAGCGTTTTGGCAACCTTGGACGCTTGTTTATGATGTGAccttgacattttttttttataataatagtCTTTTGTattgaaggaaaaaaactatgatataaatggaaacttttatataattttaaattagataAAACTAGAAGTTTTGtagaaaaatatcaataatagtTCAATGACATTAGTGTAGGGAAACTGATTCAAATGTCGGTCGGTTGATGTACGTAAATGGATATTACTGTTTTGGAACAAAGCTATAGTTGTCATGGGGCACCTTTTGTCTCGTGACTTGCATGTGTTTTAAACGAATATGTAACTCTAAAAACACAATCTAACTTTCAAAGTTAACACATGAAGCTTAAACAAAACGAATTAGTCCACACTAGGCTCCGGTCAAATAAAACTATGGGTTGTGAAATTGAGATCCCTAGCTACAAACAAAAAGAGGCAAATTATTACTAGGAATAACTTTTAGAAGGATAGGAAAATATAATGGCCATGGATGGAATAAAAGGAccaataaatagtaaaaatacaACTACCACTTTCGTCTTAGTGATGAGTCTGTaaaggaaacttttttttttgtttcattcaatTATTAGTTCCATACTCTCCCGTTTGAATCATACCTTTCTTATAAAAAGATACGTCATACGTGTACATCCATCCATACACACTTATTATTTCTTTGGCTTATTGTTCCGTGACAATAAAAACATGTGGCTTATTCTTCTAAGCCTAATCACACCAATTCATGATATATCTTAAAACTATCGAGTACAATTAATAGAGAAAATAGTCCTACCTAATTACCTTTGACagttaaaaagaaacaatatggtACACAACAGAAGAGAGGAGTCATGATTAATATTTATCAGCGAAGCATAAATTTATAGAGTAACATTAATAAGATACGTAATCATCTAAAAGAGTGCTTTTAGTATACAAGACACGTGAAATGAAAAAAAGCGTTTTCACGACCACGATCTTAAGATTATCTTGTGTCGGACTAATAATGAATGTTCAACAAGTACTACTAACTACTTTTAAATCTTAATCATAGTAACCTTTGAAATTTAGGAGCAATTATTTCAATCTCTTATAATCATATAATCAAACGCAAGatatttcaaatttgtttcttcCCCCACTTAGATATTAGAAAACGTATCTTTTCAGAAGttagaaaaaaagtaataaaaaggaGAGTTGAAAATTGTGTGGCTAAAACTAAAAGAGAATAGTATTGGGACACCTAAAAAGTCAGAACTTCATTcaattacatacatatatacaaacagAAATATTGACAAATGTTACTTGTCTATTTCATGTGGAACATGAAAACATAAAGAGTacataaattatacatatacatattccTCATcagtccttttttttcttctccaaattgtgTTTAAAATGTATGAACCTACCGGTTTGAACTAATATCTTAGCCAAACTACATCTAAACAGAATTcgaaataaaaatagtaaaaactgAATATTTCTTGTTTAGGTTAGAAACATGCTTGATTAATAGCCAAATTTTGAACCAAAATTAatcatattaaatataaatataacttaaaagcTAATTAAACCGAAACCATTATGGTTCCAAACTAATCTCtttatattcaattttattttgatttaaaacttaaaaaaaaaaagatttgaactgaaacaaattaaagttttGTATCGACGACTTCTATAGATATAAAGCAAAACAACATAATATATTTCTAgatatttagatttttgttcgtatttgagatttaatttacaaaaaccacCATTTAAAAGTTGAGGCAAAACTGTGGGCTTTGCAATAACTGTGTGCCATTCATTACTTCTTACGTTTCTTTCATAGGTTCAtatgaatgtttttgttttctttctatttttggttcaattaaataATCTGTTACAACTTACTTCGATTGGTCCTTTATGTACAAGCTCGATCAATACAATGGtgaacattatttttatttataactttcAAACAGATagttttaaatagtttaatgaCAATGTTATACATTGCTAGGTTTGTctatattggattttttttttgggcaggTACATTAAACTtctagaaataaataaatgatgatGAGATACCTTCTTTGtatgaagaacaaaatatataatcgttgagaaaagaacaaaaatatttacagtaGTTAAGTATTAATTCTAATAATTTACCAAAGTATAATTTGTGTTTTGGCTGTTCAACTGATGTGAAATAAGCTTTGTTAGAAAGTATGTTACATTTAGTTGTCTTTTTagacttataaattataaatcatcAAAGCCTAATTAATCAACAGAAAACTAacaattgtttttactttctagTGTAGGTGTCGTTATTATCATCCCCTAAAACCAAAGATGAAAAACTATTGGCCTCCCCGTTCAGCCATTTTGGCACCCTTGTTGTACTGTTGTTATCACGAACAAAGTTTGTCGCCTAACTTGATATTCCGACACTAATCAGTCGTAAGCAATTTCAAATTAAACACTATCTTTATCGTTAAtattcaataattaaatttatgtcATTCACTTGCAAATTGACTATTGACGACTTACTAAATGCTTACTATATATTTCTcgtcatcaattatatatagcTTGCATAACTTGGCTCTAATTTGGATTCACTCTGGATTTGATTGGTGACCACGTTTAAACAAGGCGGTTAGAAAACTATAAACAGTTGTAGAAAAGacgattaaaaagaaaacagttaaaaatagcaaagagaaaaaatagtACGGTTAAAAAGAGCGGTTGAATATTTACTTTGATTAGTAACATTGTAGTAGTTGAATAGTatgaattataataattaataataaaaaatagtttagttggaaaataaaaaatatgaaataacaaattattatttaattcat
The sequence above is a segment of the Camelina sativa cultivar DH55 chromosome 10, Cs, whole genome shotgun sequence genome. Coding sequences within it:
- the LOC104718520 gene encoding probable methyltransferase PMT14: MGSKHNPPGNNRSRSTLSLLVVVGLCCFFYLLGAWQKSGFGKGDSIAMEITKQAQCTDIVTELDFEPHHNTVKIPQKADPKPVSFKPCDVKLKDYTPCQEQDRAMKFPRENMIYRERHCPPDNEKLRCLIPAPKGYMTPFPWPKSRDYVHYANAPFKSLTVEKAGQNWVQFQGNVFKFPGGGTMFPQGADAYIEELASVIPIKDGSVRTALDTGCGVASWGAYMLKRNVLAMSFAPRDNHEAQVQFALERGVPAIIAVLGSILLPYPARAFDMAQCSRCLIPWTANEGTYLMEVDRVLRPGGYWVLSGPPINWKTWHKTWNRTKAELNAEQKKIEDIAESLCWEKKYEKGDIAIFRKKINDRSCDRSTPVNTCKRKDTDDVWYKEIETCVTPFPKVSSEEEVAGGKLMKFPERLFAVPPSISKGLINGVDAESYQEDINLWKKRVTAYKRINRLIGSTRYRNVMDMNAGLGGFAAALESPKSWVMNVIPTINKNTLSVVYERGLIGIYHDWCEGFSTYPRTYDFIHASGVFSLYQHSCKLEDILLETDRILRPEGIVIFRDEVDVLNDVRKIADGMRWDTKLMDHEDGPLVPEKILVAVKQYWVAGDDGNSSPSSSSSSENSEEE